One Ahaetulla prasina isolate Xishuangbanna chromosome 17, ASM2864084v1, whole genome shotgun sequence genomic window carries:
- the GABPB2 gene encoding GA-binding protein subunit beta-2 isoform X3 — MALFPPMSLMDLGKKLLEAARQGQDDEVRLLMANGAPFTTDWLGISALHLAAQHGHYSTAEVLLRAGVSRDARTKVDRTPLHMAAADGHSHIVELLVRNGANVNAKDMLKMTALHWATEHNHRDVIELLLKCGADVHAFSKFGKSAFDIALEKKNPETLLLLQEAMQNPVSANPERAHVVPGSVMVTQPFILASGELLSLASIVSSVDTKATSGNSIVFMGQFLDSTTSVLATLAAVAEASGPISSANQIPAVSEEIVETLPADTSPRQAVGSGQHVLTLVTEGVPLGHLQAAVPATHLGQRFIVMAQKEQEVLIVPAGQEAEGPLLKTLSENNHVAEAEKPPSKKVKMKPAGDGKEEEEEEQEGRKDGHAKEALRQQLQEASHRAAEYRSRLLKKEQEAELYRQKLATMSQQGEGAAQEELGAADTVKVSSEETGNSQGQRQLLADPGTQTATS; from the exons ATGGCCCTCTTTCCACCT ATGTCACTGATGGACCTGGGGAAGAAGCTCCTGGAAGCGGCCCGCCAAGGCCAGGATGATGAAGTCAGGCTGCTAATGGCCAACGGAGCCCCCTTCACCACTGACTGG CTGGGAATATCGGCCCTTCACCTCGCTGCTCAGCACGGGCATTATTCAACGGCCGAAGTTCTGCTTCGGGCCGGAGTCAGTCGAGATGCTCGGACCAAGGTTGACCGGACGCCCCTCCATATGGCGGCTGCGGATGGTCACAGCCATATTGTCGAGCTGCTGGTCAGG AACGGTGCTAACGTGAACGCCAAGGACATGCTGAAGATGACCGCTCTGCACTGGGCCACCGAACACAACCATCGAGACGTTATTGAGCTGCTTCTCAAATGCGGGGCGGACGTCCATGCCTTCAGCAAATTTGGCAAGTCTGCTTTCGACATCGCTTTGGAGAAGAAAAATCCCGAAACTTTGTTGCTGCTGCAG GAAGCGATGCAGAATCCGGTCAGTGCTAACCCCGAAAGGGCGCATGTTGTCCCAGGCTCCGTGATGGTGACCCAGCCCTTCATTCTGGCTTCAGGAGAACTGCTGAGCCTGGCCAGCATTGTTTCTTCGGTGGATACCAAAGCAACCTCAG GAAATTCCATTGTTTTCATGGGACAGTTTCTAGACTCTACCACCTCTGTTCTAGCTACCCTGGCGGCCGTTGCAGAGGCCTCTGGCCCCATTTCCAGTGCCAACCAAATTCCTG CTGTCTCGGAAGAAATCGTGGAAACTCTACCAGCCGATACTTCTCCCCGGCAGGCGGTCGGTAGCGGCCAGCATGTTCTCACGCTCGTGACGGAGGGCGTCCCTCTGGGTCATCTCCAGGCGGCTGTGCCAGCCACTCACCTAGGACAGCGGTTCATTGTAATGGCGCAGAAGGAGCAGGAAG TTCTGATTGTGCCTGCTGGTCAGGAGGCAGAAGGACCCCTCCTCAAGACCCTGAGCGAGAACAACCACGTGGCCGAAGCAGAGAAGCCCCCCTCCAAGAAAGTCAAAATGAAACCAGCGGGggatgggaaggaggaggaggaagaggagcaggaaggGAGGAAG GACGGCCACGCCAAAGAAGCTTTGCGACAGCAGCTCCAGGAGGCCAGTCACCGAGCGGCAGAATACCGAAGCCGGCTGCTGAAGAAGGAGCAGGAAGCTGAGCTCTACCGGCAGAAGCTGGCAACCATGAGCCAGCAGGGAGAAGGGGCTGCCCAGGAGGAGCTCGGTGCGGCTGACACCGTCAAGGTGTCTTCGGAAGAAACGGGAAACTCCCAGGGACAGCGGCAGCTCCTGGCCGACCCAGGCACCCAGACGGCCACTTCCTAA
- the GABPB2 gene encoding GA-binding protein subunit beta-2 isoform X4, which translates to MALFPPMSLMDLGKKLLEAARQGQDDEVRLLMANGAPFTTDWLGISALHLAAQHGHYSTAEVLLRAGVSRDARTKVDRTPLHMAAADGHSHIVELLVRNGANVNAKDMLKMTALHWATEHNHRDVIELLLKCGADVHAFSKFGKSAFDIALEKKNPETLLLLQILALAAKSGFWPGSMKPQRLSLLQEAMQNPVSANPERAHVVPGSVMVTQPFILASGELLSLASIVSSVDTKATSAVSEEIVETLPADTSPRQAVGSGQHVLTLVTEGVPLGHLQAAVPATHLGQRFIVMAQKEQEVLIVPAGQEAEGPLLKTLSENNHVAEAEKPPSKKVKMKPAGDGKEEEEEEQEGRKDGHAKEALRQQLQEASHRAAEYRSRLLKKEQEAELYRQKLATMSQQGEGAAQEELGAADTVKVSSEETGNSQGQRQLLADPGTQTATS; encoded by the exons ATGGCCCTCTTTCCACCT ATGTCACTGATGGACCTGGGGAAGAAGCTCCTGGAAGCGGCCCGCCAAGGCCAGGATGATGAAGTCAGGCTGCTAATGGCCAACGGAGCCCCCTTCACCACTGACTGG CTGGGAATATCGGCCCTTCACCTCGCTGCTCAGCACGGGCATTATTCAACGGCCGAAGTTCTGCTTCGGGCCGGAGTCAGTCGAGATGCTCGGACCAAGGTTGACCGGACGCCCCTCCATATGGCGGCTGCGGATGGTCACAGCCATATTGTCGAGCTGCTGGTCAGG AACGGTGCTAACGTGAACGCCAAGGACATGCTGAAGATGACCGCTCTGCACTGGGCCACCGAACACAACCATCGAGACGTTATTGAGCTGCTTCTCAAATGCGGGGCGGACGTCCATGCCTTCAGCAAATTTGGCAAGTCTGCTTTCGACATCGCTTTGGAGAAGAAAAATCCCGAAACTTTGTTGCTGCTGCAG ATTTTGGCTTTGGCAGCAAAGAGCGGTTTTTGGCCTGGCTCCATGAAGCCCCAAAGGCTTTCTCTTCTTCAGGAAGCGATGCAGAATCCGGTCAGTGCTAACCCCGAAAGGGCGCATGTTGTCCCAGGCTCCGTGATGGTGACCCAGCCCTTCATTCTGGCTTCAGGAGAACTGCTGAGCCTGGCCAGCATTGTTTCTTCGGTGGATACCAAAGCAACCTCAG CTGTCTCGGAAGAAATCGTGGAAACTCTACCAGCCGATACTTCTCCCCGGCAGGCGGTCGGTAGCGGCCAGCATGTTCTCACGCTCGTGACGGAGGGCGTCCCTCTGGGTCATCTCCAGGCGGCTGTGCCAGCCACTCACCTAGGACAGCGGTTCATTGTAATGGCGCAGAAGGAGCAGGAAG TTCTGATTGTGCCTGCTGGTCAGGAGGCAGAAGGACCCCTCCTCAAGACCCTGAGCGAGAACAACCACGTGGCCGAAGCAGAGAAGCCCCCCTCCAAGAAAGTCAAAATGAAACCAGCGGGggatgggaaggaggaggaggaagaggagcaggaaggGAGGAAG GACGGCCACGCCAAAGAAGCTTTGCGACAGCAGCTCCAGGAGGCCAGTCACCGAGCGGCAGAATACCGAAGCCGGCTGCTGAAGAAGGAGCAGGAAGCTGAGCTCTACCGGCAGAAGCTGGCAACCATGAGCCAGCAGGGAGAAGGGGCTGCCCAGGAGGAGCTCGGTGCGGCTGACACCGTCAAGGTGTCTTCGGAAGAAACGGGAAACTCCCAGGGACAGCGGCAGCTCCTGGCCGACCCAGGCACCCAGACGGCCACTTCCTAA
- the GABPB2 gene encoding GA-binding protein subunit beta-2 isoform X1, which produces MALFPPMSLMDLGKKLLEAARQGQDDEVRLLMANGAPFTTDWLGISALHLAAQHGHYSTAEVLLRAGVSRDARTKVDRTPLHMAAADGHSHIVELLVRNGANVNAKDMLKMTALHWATEHNHRDVIELLLKCGADVHAFSKFGKSAFDIALEKKNPETLLLLQILALAAKSGFWPGSMKPQRLSLLQEAMQNPVSANPERAHVVPGSVMVTQPFILASGELLSLASIVSSVDTKATSGNSIVFMGQFLDSTTSVLATLAAVAEASGPISSANQIPAVSEEIVETLPADTSPRQAVGSGQHVLTLVTEGVPLGHLQAAVPATHLGQRFIVMAQKEQEVLIVPAGQEAEGPLLKTLSENNHVAEAEKPPSKKVKMKPAGDGKEEEEEEQEGRKDGHAKEALRQQLQEASHRAAEYRSRLLKKEQEAELYRQKLATMSQQGEGAAQEELGAADTVKVSSEETGNSQGQRQLLADPGTQTATS; this is translated from the exons ATGGCCCTCTTTCCACCT ATGTCACTGATGGACCTGGGGAAGAAGCTCCTGGAAGCGGCCCGCCAAGGCCAGGATGATGAAGTCAGGCTGCTAATGGCCAACGGAGCCCCCTTCACCACTGACTGG CTGGGAATATCGGCCCTTCACCTCGCTGCTCAGCACGGGCATTATTCAACGGCCGAAGTTCTGCTTCGGGCCGGAGTCAGTCGAGATGCTCGGACCAAGGTTGACCGGACGCCCCTCCATATGGCGGCTGCGGATGGTCACAGCCATATTGTCGAGCTGCTGGTCAGG AACGGTGCTAACGTGAACGCCAAGGACATGCTGAAGATGACCGCTCTGCACTGGGCCACCGAACACAACCATCGAGACGTTATTGAGCTGCTTCTCAAATGCGGGGCGGACGTCCATGCCTTCAGCAAATTTGGCAAGTCTGCTTTCGACATCGCTTTGGAGAAGAAAAATCCCGAAACTTTGTTGCTGCTGCAG ATTTTGGCTTTGGCAGCAAAGAGCGGTTTTTGGCCTGGCTCCATGAAGCCCCAAAGGCTTTCTCTTCTTCAGGAAGCGATGCAGAATCCGGTCAGTGCTAACCCCGAAAGGGCGCATGTTGTCCCAGGCTCCGTGATGGTGACCCAGCCCTTCATTCTGGCTTCAGGAGAACTGCTGAGCCTGGCCAGCATTGTTTCTTCGGTGGATACCAAAGCAACCTCAG GAAATTCCATTGTTTTCATGGGACAGTTTCTAGACTCTACCACCTCTGTTCTAGCTACCCTGGCGGCCGTTGCAGAGGCCTCTGGCCCCATTTCCAGTGCCAACCAAATTCCTG CTGTCTCGGAAGAAATCGTGGAAACTCTACCAGCCGATACTTCTCCCCGGCAGGCGGTCGGTAGCGGCCAGCATGTTCTCACGCTCGTGACGGAGGGCGTCCCTCTGGGTCATCTCCAGGCGGCTGTGCCAGCCACTCACCTAGGACAGCGGTTCATTGTAATGGCGCAGAAGGAGCAGGAAG TTCTGATTGTGCCTGCTGGTCAGGAGGCAGAAGGACCCCTCCTCAAGACCCTGAGCGAGAACAACCACGTGGCCGAAGCAGAGAAGCCCCCCTCCAAGAAAGTCAAAATGAAACCAGCGGGggatgggaaggaggaggaggaagaggagcaggaaggGAGGAAG GACGGCCACGCCAAAGAAGCTTTGCGACAGCAGCTCCAGGAGGCCAGTCACCGAGCGGCAGAATACCGAAGCCGGCTGCTGAAGAAGGAGCAGGAAGCTGAGCTCTACCGGCAGAAGCTGGCAACCATGAGCCAGCAGGGAGAAGGGGCTGCCCAGGAGGAGCTCGGTGCGGCTGACACCGTCAAGGTGTCTTCGGAAGAAACGGGAAACTCCCAGGGACAGCGGCAGCTCCTGGCCGACCCAGGCACCCAGACGGCCACTTCCTAA
- the GABPB2 gene encoding GA-binding protein subunit beta-2 isoform X2, which translates to MSLMDLGKKLLEAARQGQDDEVRLLMANGAPFTTDWLGISALHLAAQHGHYSTAEVLLRAGVSRDARTKVDRTPLHMAAADGHSHIVELLVRNGANVNAKDMLKMTALHWATEHNHRDVIELLLKCGADVHAFSKFGKSAFDIALEKKNPETLLLLQILALAAKSGFWPGSMKPQRLSLLQEAMQNPVSANPERAHVVPGSVMVTQPFILASGELLSLASIVSSVDTKATSGNSIVFMGQFLDSTTSVLATLAAVAEASGPISSANQIPAVSEEIVETLPADTSPRQAVGSGQHVLTLVTEGVPLGHLQAAVPATHLGQRFIVMAQKEQEVLIVPAGQEAEGPLLKTLSENNHVAEAEKPPSKKVKMKPAGDGKEEEEEEQEGRKDGHAKEALRQQLQEASHRAAEYRSRLLKKEQEAELYRQKLATMSQQGEGAAQEELGAADTVKVSSEETGNSQGQRQLLADPGTQTATS; encoded by the exons ATGTCACTGATGGACCTGGGGAAGAAGCTCCTGGAAGCGGCCCGCCAAGGCCAGGATGATGAAGTCAGGCTGCTAATGGCCAACGGAGCCCCCTTCACCACTGACTGG CTGGGAATATCGGCCCTTCACCTCGCTGCTCAGCACGGGCATTATTCAACGGCCGAAGTTCTGCTTCGGGCCGGAGTCAGTCGAGATGCTCGGACCAAGGTTGACCGGACGCCCCTCCATATGGCGGCTGCGGATGGTCACAGCCATATTGTCGAGCTGCTGGTCAGG AACGGTGCTAACGTGAACGCCAAGGACATGCTGAAGATGACCGCTCTGCACTGGGCCACCGAACACAACCATCGAGACGTTATTGAGCTGCTTCTCAAATGCGGGGCGGACGTCCATGCCTTCAGCAAATTTGGCAAGTCTGCTTTCGACATCGCTTTGGAGAAGAAAAATCCCGAAACTTTGTTGCTGCTGCAG ATTTTGGCTTTGGCAGCAAAGAGCGGTTTTTGGCCTGGCTCCATGAAGCCCCAAAGGCTTTCTCTTCTTCAGGAAGCGATGCAGAATCCGGTCAGTGCTAACCCCGAAAGGGCGCATGTTGTCCCAGGCTCCGTGATGGTGACCCAGCCCTTCATTCTGGCTTCAGGAGAACTGCTGAGCCTGGCCAGCATTGTTTCTTCGGTGGATACCAAAGCAACCTCAG GAAATTCCATTGTTTTCATGGGACAGTTTCTAGACTCTACCACCTCTGTTCTAGCTACCCTGGCGGCCGTTGCAGAGGCCTCTGGCCCCATTTCCAGTGCCAACCAAATTCCTG CTGTCTCGGAAGAAATCGTGGAAACTCTACCAGCCGATACTTCTCCCCGGCAGGCGGTCGGTAGCGGCCAGCATGTTCTCACGCTCGTGACGGAGGGCGTCCCTCTGGGTCATCTCCAGGCGGCTGTGCCAGCCACTCACCTAGGACAGCGGTTCATTGTAATGGCGCAGAAGGAGCAGGAAG TTCTGATTGTGCCTGCTGGTCAGGAGGCAGAAGGACCCCTCCTCAAGACCCTGAGCGAGAACAACCACGTGGCCGAAGCAGAGAAGCCCCCCTCCAAGAAAGTCAAAATGAAACCAGCGGGggatgggaaggaggaggaggaagaggagcaggaaggGAGGAAG GACGGCCACGCCAAAGAAGCTTTGCGACAGCAGCTCCAGGAGGCCAGTCACCGAGCGGCAGAATACCGAAGCCGGCTGCTGAAGAAGGAGCAGGAAGCTGAGCTCTACCGGCAGAAGCTGGCAACCATGAGCCAGCAGGGAGAAGGGGCTGCCCAGGAGGAGCTCGGTGCGGCTGACACCGTCAAGGTGTCTTCGGAAGAAACGGGAAACTCCCAGGGACAGCGGCAGCTCCTGGCCGACCCAGGCACCCAGACGGCCACTTCCTAA
- the GABPB2 gene encoding GA-binding protein subunit beta-2 isoform X5 gives MALFPPMSLMDLGKKLLEAARQGQDDEVRLLMANGAPFTTDWLGISALHLAAQHGHYSTAEVLLRAGVSRDARTKVDRTPLHMAAADGHSHIVELLVRNGANVNAKDMLKMTALHWATEHNHRDVIELLLKCGADVHAFSKFGKSAFDIALEKKNPETLLLLQEAMQNPVSANPERAHVVPGSVMVTQPFILASGELLSLASIVSSVDTKATSAVSEEIVETLPADTSPRQAVGSGQHVLTLVTEGVPLGHLQAAVPATHLGQRFIVMAQKEQEVLIVPAGQEAEGPLLKTLSENNHVAEAEKPPSKKVKMKPAGDGKEEEEEEQEGRKDGHAKEALRQQLQEASHRAAEYRSRLLKKEQEAELYRQKLATMSQQGEGAAQEELGAADTVKVSSEETGNSQGQRQLLADPGTQTATS, from the exons ATGGCCCTCTTTCCACCT ATGTCACTGATGGACCTGGGGAAGAAGCTCCTGGAAGCGGCCCGCCAAGGCCAGGATGATGAAGTCAGGCTGCTAATGGCCAACGGAGCCCCCTTCACCACTGACTGG CTGGGAATATCGGCCCTTCACCTCGCTGCTCAGCACGGGCATTATTCAACGGCCGAAGTTCTGCTTCGGGCCGGAGTCAGTCGAGATGCTCGGACCAAGGTTGACCGGACGCCCCTCCATATGGCGGCTGCGGATGGTCACAGCCATATTGTCGAGCTGCTGGTCAGG AACGGTGCTAACGTGAACGCCAAGGACATGCTGAAGATGACCGCTCTGCACTGGGCCACCGAACACAACCATCGAGACGTTATTGAGCTGCTTCTCAAATGCGGGGCGGACGTCCATGCCTTCAGCAAATTTGGCAAGTCTGCTTTCGACATCGCTTTGGAGAAGAAAAATCCCGAAACTTTGTTGCTGCTGCAG GAAGCGATGCAGAATCCGGTCAGTGCTAACCCCGAAAGGGCGCATGTTGTCCCAGGCTCCGTGATGGTGACCCAGCCCTTCATTCTGGCTTCAGGAGAACTGCTGAGCCTGGCCAGCATTGTTTCTTCGGTGGATACCAAAGCAACCTCAG CTGTCTCGGAAGAAATCGTGGAAACTCTACCAGCCGATACTTCTCCCCGGCAGGCGGTCGGTAGCGGCCAGCATGTTCTCACGCTCGTGACGGAGGGCGTCCCTCTGGGTCATCTCCAGGCGGCTGTGCCAGCCACTCACCTAGGACAGCGGTTCATTGTAATGGCGCAGAAGGAGCAGGAAG TTCTGATTGTGCCTGCTGGTCAGGAGGCAGAAGGACCCCTCCTCAAGACCCTGAGCGAGAACAACCACGTGGCCGAAGCAGAGAAGCCCCCCTCCAAGAAAGTCAAAATGAAACCAGCGGGggatgggaaggaggaggaggaagaggagcaggaaggGAGGAAG GACGGCCACGCCAAAGAAGCTTTGCGACAGCAGCTCCAGGAGGCCAGTCACCGAGCGGCAGAATACCGAAGCCGGCTGCTGAAGAAGGAGCAGGAAGCTGAGCTCTACCGGCAGAAGCTGGCAACCATGAGCCAGCAGGGAGAAGGGGCTGCCCAGGAGGAGCTCGGTGCGGCTGACACCGTCAAGGTGTCTTCGGAAGAAACGGGAAACTCCCAGGGACAGCGGCAGCTCCTGGCCGACCCAGGCACCCAGACGGCCACTTCCTAA
- the LOC131186430 gene encoding cortexin-3-like has product MATSLGSSLPALASALRPDPTLSLEQKATFLFVFFLFVFLAVLIVRCFRILLDPYRSMPPPSTWTDYVEKDTLDYRLA; this is encoded by the coding sequence ATGGCCACCAGCCTGGGCAGCTCCCTGCCCGCCCTGGCCAGCGCCCTCCGACCCGACCCCACCCTCTCCCTGGAGCAGAAGGCGACCTTCCTCTTCGTCTTCTTCCTCTTCGTCTTCTTGGCGGTGCTGATTGTCCGCTGCTTCCGGATCCTCCTGGACCCCTACCGCAGCATGCCACCTCCCTCCACCTGGACCGATTACGTGGAGAAAGACACCTTGGACTACCGCCTGGCCTGA